The genomic DNA AccgagaaaacagaaagaaagagccCACTTCATCCTCCACACCATCTACTCAACTACCTACATCTATGCCCACCTTCTCTCTCTTGGTGCAAAGGCCAATTCTTTCATTTGTCCTGAGCATGtcatcaatttctcccttctATGGGAttatcatcacacacacacacacacacacacacacacacacacacacagagctgcaGTACTCCCCATCCTAAACAACATACCTCCCTAGACCTCAAACCTCAAATTCCCCCCGGGTACCCACTCACTCCCTGCCCACTTTTCAGTTCCAGAGTGCTCTGCTTGTTGTCTCCAGGTCCTCACCTCTCATCCTTTCTTGAACTTACTCTTCTCAGGCTTGCTTTCCTGCTTTCTGACTCCCCAGGCTACTCATAACTTCTGCCGAGTTACCAAACCTCAGGGTCATTTCCCGTGTTATGTGACTTTCCAGCAGCACGTGCCCAGGCCCTCATGCTCCCtatctttaaactttttttttttttttcacttgtcttCTGGAATATTACAgtttcctggttttcctcctacctcaTTAGTCATTCCTTGGTCTCCgctgcttccccttcctccctccctcccttcaaatACCATAATGCCCAGGGCTCAATCCTTAGATCTCCATCTACACTCACTTCTTGGATGTATTCCCCTGGCTTTATCAGCCATCCATAAATTGATGACTCCCAAATGGTTATCTCTAGTCTCGGGCCTTTTACTTGATTTTCGAATTCCGAAATCCAAATGTCCACTTGACATCTTTTGTTGGAACGTCCAAAAGGCATCTCTAATCTAATATGACAGAACTCTTGATTCCCAGTCCCCTTGATCACCCAGTCACATTTCCTCCACTGGTCTTCTGCTTGGGGGGAActtctgaggccaggggtgctttGAGGCCAGAGGCTTAGGATTCATCCACGCTACTCCTTACACCCCACTGCTACACTATCAGTAAGTCTTGTTAGCTGTTAACAAAACATATGAATATACACTTTCCACCAGTACTGTTCTAAATCCAAGCCACCATCTTTTATTTGGACTTACTAACCTCCAAACTAGTCTTCCTCTTTCAACTCCTGCGCTCTGCACGCTATTCTCCATATAGCAGTTAGAtggatcttatttattttttgtaataaacatttattatttcacacagTGTCTGTGGGTCTGGGGTTTAGGAGTGGTTTGGCAGGATGGCTCTGGTTCTGGAAGTTGCAATCTAGCTGTTGGTCAAGGCTGCAATCATCTGAGGACTTTACTGAGGCTCAaggattaaattttttaaaaaatatttatttggttgtgctgggtcttagttgcggcaggcgggctccttagttgtggcatgagaactcttagttgcagcatgcatgtgggatctagttccctcattgatagggatcgaacccgggccccctgcattgggagcacggagtcttatccactgcgccaccaggaaagtccctacatGGATCTTAAAAATGTCATTCCTCAGCTCAAAATCCCATGGCTCCTACTACATTTTGAATAAAATTCAAGCTTCTTAACTATGGCTGCTACCCTCCCCTCCAACCTCACGTCTGTCATTCATGTACTCGCCATGCTCTAGCCATATCGGACTTTCCGCAACACAGCACTTAGCTGCAATCCTTCACGTGGTTCCCTCCCTAACTTCACTCCAGTTTCTGATCAGATGTCACCTAATCTTTAGAGATGCCAGCAGTATGATACAGTCCCCCACACCCCAACTAAgtcattctttttccctttcttggttTACTTTTCTCCTTAGCACTCTTACTACTTGAAATTATATGCTTACATGCTTGGCTCCTGTTAAGGTGTAAGCTCCTTGAAAGCCAGAGTCTTTATCTCTTCCATCCATAGCACCTGGCATGTTGTAGCCACTCGATGAACTGGTTAAATTATAGGACAGGACAtttgaaaggagagagagaggttcAAAGgtgtttatttaaataaacataaaatactaGAGCATGTTTTTACGCTGATGGGAATAATGTTGCAGAAATGAATTCGTTAATGCAGGGGCAAGGGGATAATGCAGAAAGCAGAATATGTAGATATAAATATAGGCATATTGGTAAGCAGAGTTTGAGAAAAGGGAAGACATTAAAGAGGATCTGGGATGTAATCTCCAGTAGTTCTATGTTAGACTATCCTTGGAATCCTTCCCTGCAGACAGGAATGCCGTGATTATGTTCTGAGAAGGCACCCCACCTTACCCTTTGCATGAGATTGATCAAAGGTCTGTGGTGCACTGAATTTCATGACACATGGAAACTTTGCAATAAACCTTGGTCTTTTTTTGCAGAGCTAAAACATTAAAGCCCCAgggtgatttaaaaaattatagcctGCACATTTTCAAATACCGTAAATTAAGAATGACATTTTCATTAGTGCCTCTTTCTCTTTCAGGAACTATGTGAAaaacaatatttgttttatgAGTCATCACCAAGAGGAATTAGTGCCAAAACAgcttcaaaaaagaaaaccccaagaACAGTTCTTGGAGTCTAAAAAGCTACGGGGTAGGGGACAGCCTAGGCAGCTTTCTCCAGAGACCTAATGGCCTCAAAACCTTACAAATGTTCATACAGTATGAGAACATTTAGGGTGTCTTCCTACCAATACATATTGGCCACTCCCATGTTTTCTCTTCAGTTTCACAGAGCTAGTTTAAAAGGGACACCCTGAAATTATAGAGACAATCTTTAATCTCTACCCCCCCAAAAAGGAACCATGAAAGGTAGGTGAGGAACAAGGTCCCAAGTGACCCCTTTCTTACTCTGAGCAGAATACcaggttaaaaaataatactggTTGGTTCTCTTCCACCTTCTTCACAGAGCAGCCTTTGAAAGACTATGAACTAGTGATGAGAACAACTTTGACCTTAAGGTTTGTATGCATAGAGGCCAGTTGCGGCTTTATTATTAAGACACAGAAGTTGTCTGAACATAAGCTTATGGTTTTTTGCCTACCAAGACACTACCTGCACTGGGTCTTGTGTAAAAAAGAACCAGGACACAATGTGGACAATTGCAAACATGTTCTAGGTTAGGATAGGGTCCTGGTTAGGATTTTAGTGATAATTTCTAATTACAGTTGAACAAGTATAAAGATTATACATCCTATTTTATGAATTATGAACTACAATGTAATTCGAAATATCCTTTTATGAATTTGGTAttagtattataaaatattaagagaaaCAACTCTGCAACAGTTGAGAAAAATAAGCACTTTtccatccatttttaaaaaatacgaaTAGAAAGGACAATTTCAAAATCCTGGGACCATATTTATTTAGAAGTAGCTGTTAGTAAAACACGAGAAAAGGAGTCAGGCCATTAGGTTATTTATCCAAATCTGTAAGTAATTAGGTTTGAGTTACTAAGTCAAGCTTATACAGTTCTCTCTTTGTAAGGCTTTCATGATACCTTAATAGCGATCCATAGTTTCCTGTGATTCTTCGCACTCCTCAGGATTATCACTACCTCAGGTTATGGCCTACAGGCTATAATTGATGCTGACTTTCAGATGCCTGCAAACATAATAAATGACATCCAAACATCGGGACAATTCCCTCAGTATGGTCTTCTCTATGATGAAACAGAGATCACCGACTGTACCAGAAACTTGGGTTTTCACCCACACAACAATGGATTGCTCTCTTCTGTATTTCACCAGTTGAATTTTAAGATGTGGGGAGGCATTTTACCAATAGAATTTGGATACGATGATAGAAAATCTACAATAAAGAATCTCAAACCACTTATGCAGTAACCCATTAAATGACTAATATTATAAGCTATGggagacacacacaaaaagtacTGAACAAcctaacttgaaaaagaatacaaaaatatgaTTAACCTGAAGAAAGGAGAATCCTAAGAGTCAAAAGCCCTTTTTATTCAGCTTGAAATTTTTCTATTGGCCCATAACAAACTGTCCCAGTTTGATATAAGGAAATATGATCTACTGCATTCCCTTATAATGAAGTGATCTGACTACAACCTATGTAAGCAATAGTAAAACTGTATTATCAGGAACTCAGGAGAATGACTAAAAGTCCTGGTGCTGAAACATACTATCTAAATTAAAATTGGCAGGGGAAGTTATGAGGAAGGGAGATTTGCAGACTTCATTCTGCATGGTACATTTCATATGCAAGTTGGAACATGCATTGTTCACTTGTTTTGGAAGAAGGGAAAGTGTGTTCTGTAGAGGATCAATTTAAGACATTTATTATGAACCTTCAGTGCAATTATACGCTGAGATTAAAAAAGGTCAAGACAAGTAAtcaatatgaatttctttttttctttgccaagCATCACAGATTGTCAGATATTTAACAAAACTGTTACATATTTCGCTGTGCAGTTCAAATACTGTATATACTTTAGCTATCTCTTGGCTTAGCCATACATTATAAATGGGCAGGAAACTGTTTATAAACCTAGTAGGTTTATCACTAAGTGATTTCAACTTCAGTATCTTAAATACtctcttgtatttttcttttattatccaGAATCTATAATGAAACAGTTCTGTTTTCAAACTAAATTTTACCCAATACGGACCCAGAGTTTTttgactttcaaaaataaaaaagggggaatacttataatttatatgtatatattcacagtttttatttataaaaaaaatgtaCAGCACTTGTGAAAAGCCAGAAGACATCAGACACACTCATTTCTTACCAGCTTTGTTAAGTATAGTGGGTCACCCATGACACTTTGCCAGGCGATACTCAAGCAAGCAGCCCTGAAACCAGACCCAGTCAGattgtctttctccctcttttctgaaAAAGCATTTTGATGAGCTACTGATCTACATAGTTTTCAAGTCACTCGAATACTGAAAAATATTACAACAAACATCTGGATCTGCACCTTGGCTATATAATCATGTTCCCCCCTCTTTTcgctatttcttttttgtgaacACTGCCAAACAGGAGGTCACttaattactgttaattaaatcTAAGTGGAAAACCTCAAATTTTTGAAGCAGTCTGCCCAGAACCTATAACTTGCATTGAAttttattctgtatattttttgaGGTTGCCTATCCCACTGGATCTCAAAATGAAGCAAATAAACACAAatgtaaaaaatgagaaagaagtcTTAAAATCACATATAAGTCTTtcctaagaaagaaaatataaaagccaTTGGCCCCAACTTATGAGGGAGTGAGAGGCAGGGTAGGGGAAGGCATCgagaagaaagaagataaaaataaacataaaaaataatatgtattgttCAGTGCAGCTTTCAAGATTTTAGAATATGGTAGGGAAAATGGAGGTTAAGATGTTCCAATTTTTCACAAAGGTTtcaaaacattttggaaattcaAGGTTTTAGGGGAAAATTGTGTTGTACTATTACCTCTATTAATTTTAACTGAGAAGCTAATACGACTCTCCACTCAGCTTTATTTCTCGGTAAAATCATTGTTAGTTATACTAAACTCCTAAACACAAAGGGCCAAGCACCACTGCAGCCTGATCCTGTATTACCGTTCCTGGGCTCATGGGTGAGCCAGAAAGCCACTGTTTCACAAACGCATATTTATTATAACTTTAAGAGGAGCAATCCCATATACTGAGTAGTCGCACTTTAGCTTCATTAAATAAGACACAGCAAGGGGAAAGACTTATCTGGCAAAATGGCTTTCAAGTTCAAATTGAACTGTAGTATAATTACACTGTGGCACAGAGTCAGCTTTTGGGCACTTCTTGCTAAAACAGCACAATGTTTCAACTTCTGACAAGACTCTTAGTAAAGCCTTGAGTACCAACCTAAGATTTATACTTTCCTATAACCAGAGTTGAGTCTTTCCAGAATAACAAAGGTACATATGAGGTACAACCCATCACAGCTTCTTTCTTATATTCCATCTTGTAGGTAagagtttctctttttaaaactacAACTTTACGACTTTTAAAAGATAGTTAACATTTTCTATCATGTTAAATTAGCAACATAAAACATTAAGCTTAATTTATAAAGTTCTACTCCAGTTCCCTAGCATTtatatacatgtttttatttctaatctgcaagaaaaaaattcctatttGATATTTGGTAACAGAGCATTAAAAGATACTATACACATGTGGCATATACGTATTTACAAAATGCACTTCAAAAAGAAGCCAACACACTTTAGCAAAAGTCTAAGCTtgcatagattaaaaaaaaaaaagaattatgaatACAATTTTTGTTAAAATAGAAAATGGGGAATAGAATGGATATGAAGAGTGATCTTTTCCAAACTTTTATTTGTGCACATTCAATTGAAAAAGATAACTTTTACAGGTTCTTTGGTGCCCATGTTCAGCatacaaaaatgtaaaagactATTCACAAATAAAACACATCAgctcaaactggaaaaaaataatgacaacaacaaaacacttTAAGGTAGTGCACACTGTGACAGCTCTGCTCGTGGGGACATGAAATTACTGCGAAAATAAATAGAATGTCCTTTTGTAAAAGCAGCAATGTCATGTCTTGTAAACTTCCTTTTTATATTACAGCAAGGtttgaaataaaatccaaaggGACTGGAGCTTACACTGTAgccatgaatgaataaaagagtcTATTTCCTCAATTACTGTTGGTCCAGTTTTCCTTGTGTTTTGAGTCCAATGTGCAGCAGGTTTTAAAAGGTGCTCAGTTTGGGATTCTAACCAATTACGTGATGACTTATAAAATTTCTTTCCTGCTTTCAAACACAAATGGGTATACCTGTTCCACAGCAGTAGCGACGGCCTTTACATTGGGCCCTGTAACAACACAATGGAGGAAGGGGTGTGAAGAGGCAAAAGAGCACTAGGAAAAGCTGATTTCCCAGAATTACAAATAACCAAGTACTTTAGAATTTATcaggttgttttaaaaaaatcgaCACTTACATAATTATACACACAGTCACAGCAAGAACCAAGAGAAGATTTTTTATGGACAATTAAAGGGAATCAAACACAAAATGATGATATTCATCTTGTTTTAGGACACCATTGTGGAAAGAGAGTATATAAAAAAACCACACAGACAGTCACAAAGTACCGTAATATGCTTATTGAAGGAAGGAACAACAAGCGGGACTACACAACTATTATGCTTTTGGTCACTGTAGTCTGGCTTTTGGTCAGGCTACGACTGAAGCTCAGGAGTATCGAGGTACCCAGCAGAGCTAAACAAAGCTGCTACCAGAGCATTGGGAAACCAGAGGGCTGTTATAAACTGCACGGTCTAAACATCCCCACAAATTTACTACTATTTGGTACTCACATGTTTATTACTAATCTGGCCATTCACCCTTACAGCTTACTCTGCCcgttaaaaaaaaagcaccaggGGATGAGGTTATGCTATGTATTAATTAATCTATATAATGCTAGGACTTGAAAAATATGTAGCCTTTCATCTAAATagctaaacaaatatttaaaaaggataatgaaaaaatatttttataaaacttattCTGAATAAATACGTTTTTTCTACTAACGTAAACTTACCTTTTGAAAGATCCTAAAAAACATACATATGCATCCACTGTGAACCCTTTGAAGGTACTGACCATGTCTTACCCTGGTCCGATCCTTCCTGACTCACCTCAGTCCCTCCACAGAGTAGAGCTTTGCCCACGGGTACCACTCACTCAGTATATGGCCACTGAATTAACAGTTCATAGGGTATTCCAGAGGTTAATATATAATGCATACTAATTAACCAGGTCAATGGTCTTCAGTTTGCTACTATGTTGTTTAaatctattaatatatattttacatatgcaTTATTTTCTTCCATACTTAGTAGGGACTTGTCAATAGATTTGGAGGCCTCTGTGAGGTCTGGGCTCCAAAGTGTAGAAACAGAGAgtccaaagaaggaaagaaatggacTTGCTCCCCCATTTTTAAGATTCAGGCATGACTCTGGCAAGAGCCTTTAAGTCTCCAAGGAAGATGTGAAAATCCATGGCTGAATCAGAACTAAAGCTTTTTCGTTGAAGGCTTACAGGtgtcaataatttttattttcctctaaggactgaaggaataaaaagaaaattcaaggaCACTACAGAAATTTTCCTTAACTCAGTTTTGCCAAAGGTTGGGTCTGACTCTCAAGTAATGTCTCTGAACAATTTATAACCATAgtaccattaaaaaaatcatcctgCATGCTAATACTACCCTTGGACATCTATGCCTACCTAGTATTCTGAAACTACCCCTTCcaattaattaaaacaattcaaaagatataacaaaatacacataaaacacaCCAAATAGGTACCaattatatatgaatattttgCTCATGTAAAACCTCTATGAAGTTCATAGAATGGGTTTCTCCTGAGTATTTAAATGCAAGATGTCATAAACTTAAAAATCATATATGAAAATACATACTAGAATCTTTTTAATTCCAAACTGAAAACTATCCAAATGCCCATGGAACAATATATTCACATACTGGGTACTAAATAGCAGTAAGAATGGCTGATCTACAGCTACATGGAGCAATACAGATGAATCTCACTAGGGTAATGATGAAGATAAAGAAGACTGACACAAAATAGTATACATAAGATTTCAAAATAGTATATAAAAGCAGGTTAAACTAATCTACTGCATTAAAAGTGAGGAGACTGGTTCCCCTAGAAGGGCAGAAGTGGCTAAAAGGGACAAAGCAGACTTTATCTCTATTTTGGTATGGTCAcctcttatctcatttaatccataaTTGACAAGCTTGGTTTCAATATCATAAAATACCTGTTACTGTGATACTTCCTGTTGAAAAAATCTGTAATGTAGCTCTTAGAGATTTTATCCGGTAACACACAGCAGGATGAAGTTCAGGTTCGTAACTATGCAAAAAAAgccaaaattaatataaatacatatagccTGACAAGTAATTTCAAATTTGTTAAGTTATCTTGATTCTTCAAAGACCTACCTGGCATGAGGTCTATTGTTTTTTGTGAATTCTGGCAAACGTATTTCAAATGGCATGTTACATACTGCCAAAACGTTAACAACCTTAAAATCTGTAAATATTACCTTTAGGAGAgaagtaaaatgaatgaattattttgaaacaaacaaaaaaatctgctCATCATGGCAATCTTAATCATTGAATTGTAATCCTTAAATATAAGAACAAACAAGATAAACAGAAACATTTAAAGCATGGATTTAGTGTTTTAAGTTATCGGGGACTCCTTAATGCTATAATTAAAGGGGGGGAAAAGGGCTCaaaaacttcattaaaaaaataaacaaagcctgAGATAACTGCATGATCAAAGCGCTACATCTGGGGTCTTCTGAATCttatttcagtttaatttttcAATACTTTAAACCCATTTAATATTTAATCTACTGGGATAAGAGGGAGAACAGTAAGGAAAAACTTAAAGCAGAGTCTGAAGTGTCAGAATGGAAAGCCATCACTTAAAACTCAGAAAGCAGTGGATACTGAGCTCCAAACGCCAGACTTTTTCTTATATGCAGTCAGGTAAAATGGCATTTCTGCGAGTTTAGTTAGATGTGTGTCTCTTTTGGGGGACAAAATGAGGAATAGTGTGATAGAATTGTGTTTTTAACTCACTGGGATTTCTCTCAACATTTCTAATATTATGCTAAGAAAAGAGGCTCCAAGGCTGCAAATAATGTCCTCTCAATATGCATAACTTCAGCCGCTCCTACCAAGATTTTAATGGTTTTACCCTGTCATCTTTTCAACTGTCCCTAGTAAAACCACAAATCTGGATGAACTATCCTCCGACTCAGTACTGGCACAAGGCAGTGGGAGAAAGTCACAACACGTGCACAGTGGCCCCACTGTCAATCATGGCTCTCTATCCTGCACCCCCACCCAGCACCAACACCCCCACGCCCCGCCCCCAGCACCTCAGTGCCTTCCTAGCACCTTTCACCTCAGAGGAGACTGAAGTCACCCCCAAAATCCCAAACTGCCTGGGCTGCCTGTTCAGGAACTGAAGCTCATCTTTTTCTTGCATTTACTCATCATTTCCAAGTGACCTGGCAGGTCCAGgatatgtattaattttattcaaGTGCATGCCTCTACAAAATTATAGTTGATAAGGCTGGCCTGCTAGTAACAGTCATTTTACAAGGGTGAGAGCCTGCTAACCAGCGTGTCCGTGTCAACGGGGTCCTGCAGCTCCCGCTCACCATCCGGATACAGCATTCTTGTGATGATCaaaaacagaactttttttttttttttttttttttttttttggtgagaagtgAAAAATGTAAAGAGTTGAAAAGGCAGTTAATCTGTAAGGAaacaagtctctctctctctctatgggGAAAGGATTTGGGAAAAAGCCAGGATTCCTTACAAATACCCACACGGGCAAGGTCTGCCACTAAATTTTTGTGTTGAAGGACGGTATTATACAATGTAGAAAAAGGTCAGTCGTAAGAGGACTTTCTGTGGAGATTTCTTTAgtccgttaaaaaaaaaatgttaactttacaaaaataaatcctTGAGTATCTGCAGCTCGGATAGCTTTTGAAAACGTTACCTGAAATCCTAGTTTCTGGAGACTGCGGGCTAAACGTCTGGCACCAAATTTAGCTTCTTCTTCACTGtggtttgaaagaaagaaaaagatgatcaGTTACACAGGAAATAAATTTTATACTGAGGAACACAACAAACTGTACGcgtgattttg from Eschrichtius robustus isolate mEscRob2 chromosome 9, mEscRob2.pri, whole genome shotgun sequence includes the following:
- the TBPL1 gene encoding TATA box-binding protein-like 1; its protein translation is MDADSDVALDILITNVVCVFRTRCHLNLRKIALEGANVIYKRDVGKVLMKLRKPRITATIWSSGKIICTGATSEEEAKFGARRLARSLQKLGFQVIFTDFKVVNVLAVCNMPFEIRLPEFTKNNRPHASYEPELHPAVCYRIKSLRATLQIFSTGSITVTGPNVKAVATAVEQVYPFVFESRKEIL